In Clostridia bacterium, a single window of DNA contains:
- a CDS encoding IreB family regulatory phosphoprotein — protein MSNMDDIQNTMKFSINKEKENKAKTILLSVYNSLNEKGYNPVNQIVGYIISGDPTYITSYNNARTLIRKLERDELLEEIVTYYIENNK, from the coding sequence ATATCAAATATGGACGATATTCAAAATACCATGAAGTTTAGCATAAATAAGGAAAAGGAAAACAAAGCAAAAACAATACTACTTTCAGTTTATAATTCTCTAAATGAAAAGGGATATAATCCTGTAAATCAGATTGTAGGGTATATTATTTCCGGTGATCCAACGTATATTACCAGTTATAATAATGCGAGGACCTTGATAAGAAAATTGGAAAGAGATGAATTATTAGAGGAAATAGTGACATACTATATAGAAAATAACAAATAA